Below is a genomic region from Gammaproteobacteria bacterium.
CACCCGCACCGTCTGGGCAGGCGTCGGTGCTCACGCCGTTGCCGTCATCGCAGCCTTCCCCCGGATCCAGGATGCCATTGCTAGCGGTGACTATCAGGCCTTCATCATCCAGGCCAATGACGGAAACGCAGTGGTTCCGGTGATTGAGGAGGCGATTGCGGCAGGTATCACGGTGGTTGGCGAATTCACGCCAATCGGGCGCAAACTCGACACGATCGAACCACAGGTGGAGGGTCTCTACTTCGTTGGCTGGTCAATCCTCGACAATGCAACCGCGCTCGGTGAACTCGGCATCATGGCCTGTGAGGGCAAGGATCCGTGCAAGGTTGCCTATCTCGAAGGCTTCCGGGCGCTGCCTCTCGACGTTGTCCGCACGGAATGGGTCAAGGAAAAGCTGGCGACGGCCTCCAACATCGAGCTTGTGGCGTCGGTCGAAGGTGGTTACACGCAGGACAGCGGGCTCGCTGCCGCTCAGGACGTGCTCACTGCCCACCCGGACGTCGATGTGATGATCGGTTCATCCCAGGCGATCCTTGGAGCTGAGCAAGCGGTCAAGGATGCCGGTCGCTCTGGTGAAGTCGCTCTGATCGGCAACGGTGCTCCCCGACAGGCGGTAGCCGCTGTGAAGGCAGGCCGGTGGTTCGCCGTGACGGCCGAAGCCGAACAGCAGGCAGGGAGGAAGGCGATCGAGGTTGCGGTGGATGCGGCTCGTGGAGAAGACGTGCCCCGTGCGTTCGATACCGCCACGCTTCTCCCCACACCACTCGGGACAAAGGACAACCTGCCGGCTGACTTCGACGGTGAGTGGGACGCGTGATTGACAGTAGAGGAGACTGCGCGCAGACCGATCTCGGTCTGCGCGCAGTTGGCCTGTCCCGCCGATTCGGTGGTGAGCAGGCCGTCGCTGACGCTCACATCGACTTTCGTCGTGGTTCGATTCACGGAATCGTCGGTCAGAACGGAGCGGGCAAGTCGACGGTTGCGAAGATGATCGCCGGCCTTGTGCGGCCGGATTCGGGCTATGTCGAGATTGGCGGCGAGAAGAAGGTCTTTACGAACCCGAGACAGGCGCTCGCCGCGGGCGTGACGTTGGTGACGCAAGAGCTTGCACTCGTTCCGATGCTCACGGTCGCGGAGAACGTCATGCTCGGTAGGTTTCCTGTTCGTCGCGGCTTCATCGATCGACACGAACTCCGCCGGCGATTCGATGAACTGGAAGAGCGGTTCGGCTTCGGGCTACAGCCCGAGATGCTCGTGGCGTATCTGAGCCTGGCGCAACAGCAGCAGGCTGAGATACTTCGCGCCGTCGCCGATGAGCACCAAGTAGTCATTTTCGACGAGCCCACGTCAAGCCTGTCAAAAGACGCGAGCAGGCGCTTGTACGAGATCCTCCGATCTTTGGCCGACGGAGGTGTCACCTGTGTACTCGTCTCTCACTTCCTCGAAGAGGTGCTCGATGTGTGTGACGCGGTCACGGTGATGAGAGATGGTGAAGTGATCCGCACCAGTGCGACGCACGAGGAAACCTCTGCTTCGCTCGTCCAGGCGATGGTTGGCAAGGATGTGAAGCTGGCGCCCAGTGGACAGCTGCCGGATCCACCCATGGAAGCACGGGCACGCTTGAGCCTGCGAGGGTTCTCTCGTCTGGGAGCGTTCCACGACATCGACCTCGACGTGATGCCGGGTGAGATCGTTGCACTCGTTGGACTCATAGGTGCGGGGCGAACAGAGGTGCTTCGCTCGATCATTGGCTTGGATTCTCGAGATGCAGGATCCCTGTTCCTCGATGGTGTTCAGGTTCTCTTCAGGAGTACCAGTGAGGCAGTCAGGGCCGGTGTGATGCTGTTGCCGGAGAACCGCAAAGAGGAGGGGCTGTTTCTTGTCCGGTCGGTGAGAGAGAACATCACGGCAGGCCTTGCCGGAAAGTTCCGACGTCTGGGTCTCATTTCCCACTCGCGAGAGAAGGCAGCATCATCCGCGGCCGCCACGCGTGCACTCGTGAAACTCCGCTCACTACAGAGCCCGATGTCGGAGCTGTCGGGTGGTAACCAACAGAAGGCGATGTTTGCCCGTTCGCTGATCGAACCTCCTCAGGTGCTGCTTGCAGACGAACCTACGAGGGGGGTAGATGTCATCTCTATTCAACAGATCCATGAGCTGCTCTTGGGCCATGCTCGCCGGGGTGCAGCCGTGCTGGTTGTCACCTCCGAGATTGAGGAGGCGCTTGCGATAGCCAGGCGCATCGTCGTCATGCGCAGCGGCCGTCTGGTTGGCGAGCACCTCGCCATCGAAACCACGCAGGACGAGTTGCTGCACGAGGCGTTTGGCACGGCTAACGGAGCAGAACTGATCGCATGAGGACCGCCGACCGGATCGCAGAGTGGACGAGTGGGCAAGCGCGTCTGCGCGTCCTGAGGCTTGCGGGAAACTACGGGATCCTCTTCGCTGTCCTCCTCCTCATGGTTGTGATGGCAATCGCAAACGATCGGTTTCTCACTCGACAGAACATCTTCAATGTTCTCGATCAGGCCGCGCCCCTCGGTGTGCTCTCAGTGGGTGTCACTCTCGCCATAATCGGGGGGATCTTCGATCTTTCCACCGGCGCGATCTTTGCCGCGGCCGCCGTGGTTGCCGCCAAGGTGGCCGCTGTGGATCCCTGGCTCGGACTTGCCGCAGGTGTCCTCGTTGGGGTGGGGCTTGGGGCGGTAAACGCAGGTGTCCTCATCGGTACCGGAGTCAACTCATTCATCGGCACGCTCACGACGAGTCTCATCTTCAGGGGTCTCGCGTTGATCATGACCGGGGGCATGATCGTGTCTGTCGCGAACCCTTCGTTCAAGATAGTCGGAACCCAGGCACTGTTCGGGGCGAAGTACTCGGTATTCGTCTTCGCAGCTGTCGCGATCATCTGTTCAGTCCTGCTCACACGAACTGCATTTGGCCGTTCCGTGTATGCCATCGGAGGCAACCAGCAGGCAGCCCGCGTGGTGGGGATTCCCGTCGGACGGGTCAAGCTGGGTCTGCTTGTGATCAGCGGGAGCGCTGCAGCCATCTCGGGTGTGCTCACCGCAACTCGAACGGGCTCGGCACAGGCGGATATCGGTATCGGTCTCGAGTTGGCGGCGATCACGGCAGTCGTCGTTGGGGGTACCAGCATCTTCGGTGGTGAAGGTGCCGTGTGGCGCTCGATTCTGGGAGTGCTGCTGCTCCAGATCATTGGGAATGCTTTCAACCTCATGGGGATCGACTCGGTCTTCAAGCAGGTCTCGCAGGGTTTGCTGATACTCGCCGCCATCACCATCGACCACAAGATCAGGAGGTCGGAACCATGACGATTGCAGGCGTTGAGGCGATCGGTGAGCGACTGGTCGAGGCACGGCGAAATCTTCACCGACAAGAGTGTGATGCACTCCTTCTCACCATTGGGTCTGACCTCGAGTACTTGACCGGCTACAGCGCACTCCCGTTGGAGCGACTGACGATGATGGTCCTCTCCGCAGACCCTGACCCGGTCCTTGTGCTTCCTGCTCTGGAAGCTCCAGGGTTCACAACGGGAGGGAACACTGTCGAATCGCGCCCATGGGCCGAAACAGATGACCCTCTCGCGATCGTCGACAGCCTGCTCGGGGATGCCCAGACGGCGGCGATTTCGGACGAAGCCTGGGCAACGTTCGTTCTCGGGCTGCAAGAACGGCGACCAGGGCTGCAGCTTCGACGCGCCTCCTCGATCGTCGCGCCGATGCGCCGAGTCAAAGACGCTGGAGAGCAACGGGCGCTTGTCGAGGTTGGAGCGGCCGCCGATCGCGTCATGGAGACCATCCAAAGGGGCCAGATACCTCTCGTCGGGAGGACGGAAAGGGATGTTGCCGAGACCGTTCGGAGAGCTCTGCT
It encodes:
- a CDS encoding substrate-binding domain-containing protein translates to TRTVWAGVGAHAVAVIAAFPRIQDAIASGDYQAFIIQANDGNAVVPVIEEAIAAGITVVGEFTPIGRKLDTIEPQVEGLYFVGWSILDNATALGELGIMACEGKDPCKVAYLEGFRALPLDVVRTEWVKEKLATASNIELVASVEGGYTQDSGLAAAQDVLTAHPDVDVMIGSSQAILGAEQAVKDAGRSGEVALIGNGAPRQAVAAVKAGRWFAVTAEAEQQAGRKAIEVAVDAARGEDVPRAFDTATLLPTPLGTKDNLPADFDGEWDA
- a CDS encoding ATP-binding cassette domain-containing protein: MIDSRGDCAQTDLGLRAVGLSRRFGGEQAVADAHIDFRRGSIHGIVGQNGAGKSTVAKMIAGLVRPDSGYVEIGGEKKVFTNPRQALAAGVTLVTQELALVPMLTVAENVMLGRFPVRRGFIDRHELRRRFDELEERFGFGLQPEMLVAYLSLAQQQQAEILRAVADEHQVVIFDEPTSSLSKDASRRLYEILRSLADGGVTCVLVSHFLEEVLDVCDAVTVMRDGEVIRTSATHEETSASLVQAMVGKDVKLAPSGQLPDPPMEARARLSLRGFSRLGAFHDIDLDVMPGEIVALVGLIGAGRTEVLRSIIGLDSRDAGSLFLDGVQVLFRSTSEAVRAGVMLLPENRKEEGLFLVRSVRENITAGLAGKFRRLGLISHSREKAASSAAATRALVKLRSLQSPMSELSGGNQQKAMFARSLIEPPQVLLADEPTRGVDVISIQQIHELLLGHARRGAAVLVVTSEIEEALAIARRIVVMRSGRLVGEHLAIETTQDELLHEAFGTANGAELIA
- a CDS encoding ABC transporter permease, giving the protein MRTADRIAEWTSGQARLRVLRLAGNYGILFAVLLLMVVMAIANDRFLTRQNIFNVLDQAAPLGVLSVGVTLAIIGGIFDLSTGAIFAAAAVVAAKVAAVDPWLGLAAGVLVGVGLGAVNAGVLIGTGVNSFIGTLTTSLIFRGLALIMTGGMIVSVANPSFKIVGTQALFGAKYSVFVFAAVAIICSVLLTRTAFGRSVYAIGGNQQAARVVGIPVGRVKLGLLVISGSAAAISGVLTATRTGSAQADIGIGLELAAITAVVVGGTSIFGGEGAVWRSILGVLLLQIIGNAFNLMGIDSVFKQVSQGLLILAAITIDHKIRRSEP
- a CDS encoding M24 family metallopeptidase, whose product is MTIAGVEAIGERLVEARRNLHRQECDALLLTIGSDLEYLTGYSALPLERLTMMVLSADPDPVLVLPALEAPGFTTGGNTVESRPWAETDDPLAIVDSLLGDAQTAAISDEAWATFVLGLQERRPGLQLRRASSIVAPMRRVKDAGEQRALVEVGAAADRVMETIQRGQIPLVGRTERDVAETVRRALLESGHESVEFVIVAAGPNAASPHHFPSEREIQPGELVLFDFGGRRAGYNSDTTRCVAVGNVGAEVDEAYQVLQAAQEAGVNAARVGLSCQDVDRAARSVIDAAGYGEQFLHRTGHGIGLNVHETPFMIEGNELPIEPGFAFSVEPGIYVEGKWGMRIEDIVIVTDGEPIKCNTSSRQLVRF